One genomic segment of Natrinema amylolyticum includes these proteins:
- a CDS encoding DUF3054 domain-containing protein, translating into MIKSHLSWESIGRVASEPFVITLAAVDVLIVVAFIAFGLLKHAIEPWAFPAYTLRTAIPFVIGWVAVAPLFGAYRRRVFESFRRTLAIVAVAWVVASLLGGAIRSTALFPGSAPPEFLLVTAVLGLGFVLPWRLAVTAGVRRR; encoded by the coding sequence ATGATCAAATCACACCTGAGTTGGGAGTCAATCGGGCGAGTTGCGTCTGAACCGTTCGTCATTACTCTCGCTGCCGTCGACGTGCTCATCGTCGTCGCGTTCATCGCTTTCGGATTGTTGAAGCACGCGATCGAACCGTGGGCGTTTCCAGCCTATACCCTCCGGACTGCGATCCCGTTCGTGATTGGATGGGTGGCCGTCGCCCCGCTCTTCGGAGCGTATCGGAGGCGGGTGTTCGAGTCGTTCAGACGGACGCTCGCCATCGTCGCTGTCGCATGGGTGGTCGCGTCGCTGCTCGGCGGGGCCATCCGCTCGACGGCGCTGTTTCCCGGTAGCGCACCACCGGAGTTCCTGCTCGTCACTGCTGTCCTCGGTCTCGGATTCGTCCTTCCGTGGCGGCTCGCGGTGACCGCCGGCGTTCGACGGCGATGA
- a CDS encoding helix-turn-helix domain-containing protein — MSDTIDRPIRCPYAEQDSEIDCDPYRIMELLNDDDARAVYLYVEEPATVRDIVEALDLPQSTAYRKVENLREAGLISRLNERSRTGTPAHYVQAMDRVSVTYDDPLRIECTFSGQTLYCEP, encoded by the coding sequence ATGAGCGACACGATCGATCGACCGATCCGGTGTCCGTACGCCGAACAGGATAGTGAGATCGACTGTGATCCCTACCGGATCATGGAACTGCTCAATGACGACGACGCTCGAGCGGTGTATCTCTACGTCGAGGAGCCGGCGACGGTCCGTGACATAGTCGAAGCTCTCGATCTCCCCCAGTCGACGGCGTACAGAAAGGTCGAGAACCTCCGTGAAGCCGGCCTCATCTCACGGCTCAATGAGCGCTCGCGGACTGGAACCCCTGCGCATTACGTCCAAGCCATGGATCGGGTTTCAGTGACCTATGACGACCCGTTGCGGATCGAGTGTACGTTCAGCGGGCAAACCCTCTACTGTGAGCCCTGA
- a CDS encoding cytochrome D1 domain-containing protein, which translates to MSQSESAAESTADHEERIKRHLSASREIAKNLEFDDELHFEMGLPIPGRRTFLKTSGIVAASAALAGCTDDETDETGNQTADEGESSGEEPAEVERSETVQLAAHQYEFQPQEIRVPPNTELTIEFTKSTFEQNPDFKYHTFYLEEPYDIGPVNLPENTDDEAFDSVTFVTDEEGTFDFECNVYCGDGHAQMNGQLYVVPEGESVDKVDFTDMETLKERHEVLKEESELAGEPQHDLDLRDIMVVTERNNASVAMIDTVNDEFMERVENVGKAIHVHDFHPDLPEQTREGAYVYTQSRQGEMYKIDLFDFERVAVADAGTDARDIAVSRDGNYVIGGFYNPNHLVICDADTMEPIKRIPTHTVNPDGESLGSRVCSLYDVPQEGLFLAGLKEGGEVWLIDYTQDEFPVVATIECGRTLHDGFFTEDGRYFMIASQTDNQMDIIDTRERSHVAAIPMDGVPHPGPGALYPDEDLAFTTHAGAPSVGVWNTETWEAEEMIDVRGSGLFIRKHENSDYVWADVILTDSEDDAYVYTIDPETLEVDQEIDCSQWGADAAIHPEFSRDGEKVYISVWMGENESILVFDPNTGEMLTQIEDLLAPTGKFLGVRAEGH; encoded by the coding sequence ATGTCACAATCCGAGTCAGCGGCCGAGTCGACGGCGGACCACGAGGAACGAATCAAGCGCCACTTGAGCGCTTCGAGGGAGATCGCGAAGAACCTGGAGTTCGACGACGAACTGCACTTCGAGATGGGGTTGCCGATCCCGGGCCGTCGGACGTTCCTGAAGACGAGCGGCATCGTGGCGGCGTCGGCGGCGCTCGCGGGCTGCACCGACGACGAAACCGACGAGACGGGTAATCAGACTGCCGACGAGGGGGAGTCATCGGGAGAGGAGCCGGCGGAGGTGGAACGAAGTGAGACCGTTCAGCTGGCGGCCCACCAGTACGAGTTCCAGCCCCAGGAGATCCGGGTGCCGCCGAACACGGAACTCACGATCGAGTTCACGAAATCGACCTTCGAACAGAACCCGGACTTCAAGTACCACACGTTCTACCTCGAGGAGCCGTACGATATCGGGCCGGTCAATCTCCCAGAGAACACGGACGACGAAGCGTTCGATTCAGTCACGTTCGTCACTGACGAGGAGGGGACCTTCGACTTCGAGTGTAACGTCTACTGCGGGGACGGACACGCTCAGATGAACGGCCAGCTGTATGTCGTTCCCGAGGGCGAGTCCGTCGACAAGGTTGACTTCACCGACATGGAGACGCTGAAAGAGCGTCACGAGGTTCTCAAAGAAGAAAGCGAACTGGCAGGAGAGCCCCAGCACGACCTCGACCTGCGAGACATCATGGTCGTCACCGAGCGCAACAACGCTTCGGTGGCGATGATCGACACGGTCAACGACGAGTTCATGGAGCGCGTCGAGAACGTGGGGAAGGCGATCCACGTTCACGACTTCCATCCCGACCTCCCCGAGCAGACGCGCGAGGGTGCGTACGTGTACACGCAGTCGCGACAGGGGGAGATGTACAAGATCGATCTGTTCGACTTCGAACGGGTCGCCGTCGCCGACGCCGGGACGGACGCCAGGGACATCGCCGTCTCCCGGGACGGCAACTACGTGATCGGCGGGTTCTACAACCCGAACCACCTGGTCATCTGTGACGCGGACACGATGGAGCCGATCAAGCGGATCCCGACCCACACCGTCAACCCCGACGGCGAGAGCCTCGGGAGCCGCGTCTGCTCGCTGTACGACGTCCCACAGGAGGGGCTCTTCCTCGCGGGGCTCAAGGAAGGCGGTGAGGTGTGGCTCATCGACTACACGCAGGACGAGTTCCCGGTCGTGGCGACCATCGAATGCGGTCGAACCCTCCACGACGGGTTCTTCACGGAGGACGGTCGCTACTTCATGATCGCCTCCCAGACGGATAACCAGATGGACATCATCGACACGCGAGAACGAAGCCACGTCGCCGCGATCCCGATGGACGGTGTGCCACATCCCGGCCCCGGCGCGCTGTACCCCGACGAGGACCTCGCCTTTACCACCCACGCGGGTGCGCCGAGCGTCGGCGTCTGGAACACGGAGACCTGGGAGGCCGAGGAGATGATCGACGTCAGGGGATCGGGGCTGTTCATCCGGAAACACGAGAACAGCGACTACGTCTGGGCCGACGTCATCCTCACCGACAGCGAGGACGACGCCTACGTCTACACGATCGACCCCGAGACCCTCGAGGTCGACCAGGAGATCGACTGCAGTCAGTGGGGTGCCGACGCCGCGATCCATCCCGAGTTCAGCCGCGACGGCGAGAAGGTGTACATCAGCGTCTGGATGGGCGAGAACGAATCGATCCTCGTGTTCGATCCGAACACGGGCGAGATGCTGACCCAGATCGAGGATCTGCTGGCGCCGACCGGAAAGTTCCTCGGCGTCCGCGCGGAGGGACACTGA
- a CDS encoding YncE family protein encodes MTPDTDTVASDRSSGAPTIVKNAASSHFSAVDIEDGEVLKAVGDGRYPHTALFHPDAPVAYLLYISSAHLEVLDLERLETVQRVDRLGTMPVGSALGPDGDRLFVGTAVALPDAPDPGVLAFEIDADGRLEAGGARPLSRSSGMRIGPDGRLYVGQKTADEIAVCSADSQLAVEARIPVGAEPHDLYVLEDDGLLVVNHAGGSSASFVDPETGRVRCTAETGTNPHGFAVADGPDYRYGLLPAREDERVAVVDLEAVAAGESSPTEALLDVGTTTGFADVTPDGRYAIVDSYEEPFVTILDLGDRSIAGRVEVGGEPLHVVFGPEGEECYVGNMERTDLAVLDVRPLADDRPADVSVARRIEGLGDKPSGIFRPEGSQ; translated from the coding sequence ATGACACCGGACACCGACACCGTCGCGAGCGACCGCTCGTCCGGCGCGCCGACGATCGTCAAGAACGCCGCGAGCAGCCACTTCAGCGCGGTCGATATCGAGGACGGTGAGGTCCTCAAAGCGGTCGGCGACGGGCGATACCCGCACACGGCGCTGTTTCACCCGGACGCGCCCGTCGCGTACCTGCTGTACATCTCCAGTGCGCATCTCGAGGTCCTCGACCTCGAGCGTCTGGAGACCGTCCAGCGCGTCGACCGACTCGGAACGATGCCAGTCGGGAGCGCACTCGGCCCCGACGGCGACCGGCTGTTCGTCGGCACCGCCGTGGCTCTGCCGGACGCGCCCGATCCGGGCGTCCTCGCGTTCGAGATCGACGCCGACGGCCGGCTCGAGGCGGGCGGCGCGCGGCCGCTCTCGCGGAGTTCGGGTATGCGAATCGGGCCGGACGGCCGCCTGTACGTGGGCCAGAAGACCGCGGACGAGATCGCCGTGTGCAGCGCCGATTCCCAGTTGGCCGTCGAGGCGCGGATCCCCGTCGGTGCAGAGCCACACGATCTCTACGTGCTCGAGGACGACGGGCTGTTGGTCGTCAACCACGCTGGGGGCTCGTCCGCGTCGTTCGTCGATCCGGAAACGGGTCGGGTCCGCTGTACTGCCGAGACGGGGACGAATCCGCACGGCTTCGCCGTCGCGGACGGCCCCGACTATCGGTACGGGCTGCTCCCGGCGCGCGAGGACGAGCGGGTAGCCGTCGTCGACCTCGAGGCGGTCGCGGCCGGCGAGTCGTCGCCGACGGAGGCGCTGCTCGACGTCGGAACGACGACCGGCTTCGCCGACGTGACGCCGGACGGCCGCTACGCGATCGTCGACTCCTACGAGGAGCCGTTCGTGACGATCCTGGATCTGGGTGACCGCTCGATCGCCGGCCGAGTCGAAGTCGGCGGGGAACCGCTTCACGTCGTCTTCGGACCCGAAGGGGAGGAGTGCTACGTCGGAAATATGGAGCGAACCGATCTCGCGGTGCTCGACGTACGGCCGCTGGCCGACGATCGGCCAGCGGACGTGTCCGTCGCTCGCCGAATCGAGGGACTCGGAGACAAACCGAGCGGTATCTTCCGCCCGGAGGGAAGCCAATGA